A stretch of Bradyrhizobium sp. CCBAU 53338 DNA encodes these proteins:
- a CDS encoding low molecular weight phosphatase family protein produces MSKTNRVLFLCTGNYYRSRYAEEIFNHHVRLEGLGWSAFSRAVADKLSPENRGRISPYALIALQAKGIAPDGAERDPMLCTLGDFANAELVVALKDAEHRPMIERRFAGVADRVEYWDVDDIEDLDPPTALGRIDDLVGLLIGSLQSRKP; encoded by the coding sequence ATGAGCAAGACCAATCGCGTGTTGTTTCTCTGCACCGGCAATTATTATCGAAGCCGCTACGCCGAAGAGATATTCAATCATCACGTCAGGCTCGAGGGATTGGGTTGGAGTGCCTTCTCGCGGGCCGTCGCTGACAAACTCTCGCCTGAAAATAGAGGGCGGATCTCGCCATACGCGTTGATTGCCCTGCAAGCGAAAGGCATCGCGCCTGATGGCGCGGAGCGTGATCCGATGCTCTGCACGCTCGGCGACTTTGCCAATGCCGAACTCGTGGTCGCGCTGAAGGACGCCGAGCATCGCCCCATGATCGAGCGCCGCTTTGCCGGCGTCGCCGATCGTGTCGAATATTGGGACGTCGACGATATCGAGGACCTCGATCCACCAACGGCGCTCGGCAGGATCGACGATCTCGTCGGGTTGCTGATCGGGAGCCTGCAAAGCCGCAAGCCGTAG
- a CDS encoding septal ring lytic transglycosylase RlpA family protein, which produces MVFRTSAAICGALVALVVSVTIARSETSGDHSSAVVDAACGDAIVGAASTYNPFKPGKEEGGPKTASGERYDPEVWTAAIKTSLRQKFGGVQFGAPPKFALVEAVGKKVIVKINDVGPLRPGRIIDLNERTMRHFDPSMELGVIPDVTVRPLAGHDWTPGPVG; this is translated from the coding sequence ATGGTGTTCCGCACGAGCGCCGCAATTTGCGGCGCCCTGGTTGCGCTTGTCGTATCTGTGACAATTGCCCGTAGTGAAACAAGTGGGGATCATTCAAGCGCCGTCGTCGATGCCGCCTGTGGCGATGCGATCGTTGGCGCAGCATCCACCTACAATCCGTTCAAGCCCGGCAAGGAGGAGGGCGGCCCGAAGACAGCCTCCGGCGAGCGCTATGATCCCGAGGTCTGGACAGCCGCCATCAAGACGAGCCTGCGGCAGAAATTTGGCGGGGTCCAATTCGGGGCGCCACCGAAATTTGCGCTCGTCGAGGCCGTCGGCAAGAAGGTCATCGTCAAGATCAATGACGTGGGGCCGCTCAGGCCCGGCCGCATCATCGATCTCAACGAGCGGACCATGCGCCATTTCGATCCGAGCATGGAGCTGGGCGTCATTCCCGACGTCACCGTCAGGCCGCTGGCCGGCCACGATTGGACGCCGGGGCCGGTTGGCTGA